AGCGCCGATTATCGTTCCGCCGGCTCGGCCGCGTAGCCCTTCATGAACTCTTCCACGCTGCGAACGTAGACATCCGCAAAGTCCACAATGGGGCGGCGTTTCTGGATCAACTTCTTGGCGTCTGAGAGCTCCCATCCCATGGCGCGCATGATGGCCAAGGTCATCATCGGCGCGCGATGCACGCCGGCTGCGCAGTGAATGAAGACTTTTCCCTTGGGATGTTCGAGGGCCTCGAGCGCAAACTCCACGCCACGCTGGAATAGCTCAGGAGGCTTTGGTTGGAAATCGTCGTCAGTGGGATTCCAGAGGACGCGGATGCCGTAGGGCACGCCGAGGTGGCGGTCGTCGAACTCGATCTGCATGTTGATGATGTGGGTTACGCCCTGGTCCACCACCTCGATCATTTTCACTTCATTCCAGATGCCCCCACCGACCGCAATGCGATCGGTGACCCACGTCATGTCCATATAGCCAGCTTACAACATGGGTAAATGCCCCTTTAGTTACGGATGGCTTTGTCCACAAGCATGACGGGAATGTCGTCGATGATGGGGTAGACGAGATTGCATCGGTCACAGCGCAGACCTGTCTGCTCGGAAGTGAGCTTCACTGGCTCTTTACATGATGGACAAACAAGGATCTCGAGAAGTTCCTGGGCGATCGCCATAGAGGCAGTTTAACTCCGGCTACTTTTTCGTCCAGCTCCTGCCGGCGTTCAGAGTGGTCCAGCTTCCGTCGGGAGTGGTTACAGTGAGTGCATTTGCACTATCAAGCCGGAGCGCGTTGATTGGCGACTGCCACGGGCCGTCAACTCTGGCCCAGGATTCACCGGCATCGGAGCTGTGAAAGAGCACCGGACGCTGCTGCCACTGCTTCGCCGACAGGTCCGGCTGCGCGCCCGCCGCCCACACTTCGATGCCCTGTGCTGCGACTGCCCGAATCGACACTCCCGGCGCAGGCTCGATCGAAGTGAACCGGCCATCGCCTGACTCTCGCTGCAGCTTGCCATTCGACGAGATCGTCCAGTGGGCGATCGGTGTAAACGCATGAACTGCGCGGGTGCGAACCGGTCCTCCAAGAGCGGAGGATGCGATCGCCTTCATCTCGGCCGGTGAGGCAGGCCGCTGCAGGCTGGCACTCGTGGGGCCATTGTATGTCGACCTGTCCAGTTTGGCCGTCTCCGCGGTTGTCTGCAGTTGCGCGTTTGATCTTGCTTCAAGTGCCGGTTGCGCAGAAGGGGAAGGAGCGGGAGCGCCTCCAACCACACCACCCGCTGCCGCGACGTCAGAAATTGTGCTCGCCTTCGCATCTAGAGGCGCAGGCGGAGGTGATGGTGGCGGTGCTACCGCATTGGAAGCCATAAATCTATCAGCAGCGTTTGATGGTGGGAGCCTGGTGGGTCGCGAACGGCCAACAAGGCCGCCGAGAACTGCGTCACGTTGCGCCTTCTTTAATTGCGGTTCTACTCTGCGAGCATCTGCCATGACTCGAGATTGAGGATTGGCTTTTCTGGAATTCGCAGCGTTCATCTGCGTCTCAGCTTTCACTTCTGTCTTGGGAACCTCAGAATTCTGTTCGGTTGCAGGCTGCGCAGCAGGCGTAACAGATTTTTCCTGTATTTGAGAAGAAGATGATGCGACCCTAAATGTCGGTCGATTCTGGTGCTCGTACGAAAGCACGCCTATGCCAATTGCGACCGCCAAGGTCGCCGCTGCAGATGCCCACTTTAGTGCCATTGGGAATCTGACGCCACGGCCGCGAGACGGCAGCGCAACTGGACTGACTGGCTCGGCGGACGTCGCAAGCGACACAGTCTGCCTGCATGCTGGGCAGACTGCCAGGTGCGAGAGAACCTGCTGCCTCTCTGAGCCGCGCAATCCCTGCTCAGCGAACGCCACCAGAGTATCCGCTGAGGGATGCTCGGCCTCGGCGGCCACCTGCTGCGCCGCAAGCCGCTGCTTCATGATGTTGCTCACACGATCCAAACTGCCTCAATTCTGCTCGTTAACGGTTGAACGCCGGAATCCCCGCTTCTTGCGCGACGATCAGCAACTCACGAGCTGTTTTCTGCCGGAGGCTGCAGGCGGGAGCGCACGTCTAGCGCGAAATCACGCACGTCGGCCTCAAGCGCCTCTTCTGCCTGGCGACGGCTCATGCCGCGCCGCTCAAGTTCTTTGCGGATGCGCTTGCGCACGTCCTTGAGCAGCTTCTCCAGCTTGCGGCTGATAGTTGATTCATGGACGCCCAGCATGCGTCCGATCTCCGCCAGGCGCCGGCCATCGAGAAAATAGGACGAAAGCAGAAATCCCTCTTCTGGCTCGAGTGCGCTCAGCACCTGATCTGTGGCTTCCGCGAGGCGAGAATCTACCGGGGAGGACTGCTCCGCGACAGGCGCAGCATATTGCGTTCCGTGCTCCTCTTCTTCCTCCTCGATGCTCACCAGCCGCTTCCCTGCCCGAATCTGATTCACATAGCTCTGCGACAGAACCATCCGCAGCCAGCCGGCCAGCGAACCGCGTCCGGAGTAAAGCGCAAGCTTCGATCTGCGATCTTCAGGGCCGCCCAGCCCGTATAGCTCGGCATAGAGCGAATCGGCCAGCTCGCGGCCCACCGACTCGTTCCGAGTGATGCTGCGCGCCGATTGATAGATCGATTCGCGATAGCGAGTGAGAAACACGTCCCAGGCGTGTTGATTGCCGGCTGCGCATCCGTGCGCCAGCGCTAGCTCATCGAGCTTGAGTCCTGAAAGGAAGCCGGAGATTTCGTCGGCATCGGCCCCGCTCATCTCCTCGGTCCGGCTGACGACCCGCTGAAGAATCTCCGTGAATTGCTGCTGGGAGAGCGAGTATGCCGAGGCGCTGCTGCGTTCATAAAGCTCAGTCGCCTGGTGAGCGTCGATTCTCACCGCGGCAACTGATGTCGAACGGCTACTGCTTTGGGCCACGGGCATATAGGACGAGACTTGCCGCTGAGGCGGATGGTAGCAAATTTTCCTGCAAGGCGTAGGTGAATAAGCGTTCTTCTCTCAAATTCGCGAGGACCCTCCCCCGCAAATGCCTCGCAATTGGGTGGTGATGGAGGTGAAGCATGTCTCGGCCTTTATTGTCCCGATTTGGAATTGCACTGTTGTTCCTCGCCTGTGCCTCGCTGGTCTGGGGAGGCAATCCCAGCCCCAGCT
This Terriglobales bacterium DNA region includes the following protein-coding sequences:
- a CDS encoding sigma-70 family RNA polymerase sigma factor, which translates into the protein MRIDAHQATELYERSSASAYSLSQQQFTEILQRVVSRTEEMSGADADEISGFLSGLKLDELALAHGCAAGNQHAWDVFLTRYRESIYQSARSITRNESVGRELADSLYAELYGLGGPEDRRSKLALYSGRGSLAGWLRMVLSQSYVNQIRAGKRLVSIEEEEEEHGTQYAAPVAEQSSPVDSRLAEATDQVLSALEPEEGFLLSSYFLDGRRLAEIGRMLGVHESTISRKLEKLLKDVRKRIRKELERRGMSRRQAEEALEADVRDFALDVRSRLQPPAENSS
- a CDS encoding zf-HC2 domain-containing protein, producing MKQRLAAQQVAAEAEHPSADTLVAFAEQGLRGSERQQVLSHLAVCPACRQTVSLATSAEPVSPVALPSRGRGVRFPMALKWASAAATLAVAIGIGVLSYEHQNRPTFRVASSSSQIQEKSVTPAAQPATEQNSEVPKTEVKAETQMNAANSRKANPQSRVMADARRVEPQLKKAQRDAVLGGLVGRSRPTRLPPSNAADRFMASNAVAPPPSPPPAPLDAKASTISDVAAAGGVVGGAPAPSPSAQPALEARSNAQLQTTAETAKLDRSTYNGPTSASLQRPASPAEMKAIASSALGGPVRTRAVHAFTPIAHWTISSNGKLQRESGDGRFTSIEPAPGVSIRAVAAQGIEVWAAGAQPDLSAKQWQQRPVLFHSSDAGESWARVDGPWQSPINALRLDSANALTVTTPDGSWTTLNAGRSWTKK
- a CDS encoding dual specificity protein phosphatase gives rise to the protein MTWVTDRIAVGGGIWNEVKMIEVVDQGVTHIINMQIEFDDRHLGVPYGIRVLWNPTDDDFQPKPPELFQRGVEFALEALEHPKGKVFIHCAAGVHRAPMMTLAIMRAMGWELSDAKKLIQKRRPIVDFADVYVRSVEEFMKGYAAEPAER
- a CDS encoding Trm112 family protein translates to MAIAQELLEILVCPSCKEPVKLTSEQTGLRCDRCNLVYPIIDDIPVMLVDKAIRN